From Manduca sexta isolate Smith_Timp_Sample1 chromosome 21, JHU_Msex_v1.0, whole genome shotgun sequence, the proteins below share one genomic window:
- the LOC115444758 gene encoding uncharacterized protein LOC115444758, whose product MISSTMFLILTISMVHVTYAKNIKINIDSDDLLNLIKIVMSSDMFKNVAAKMVQKRAVQTMYNNPYHPEDDVVEIDMKTENEHLKPDAKRDNTLKNSPVVLEAYLEKENDNFIALKEDKSEDVLTENDQVGTEKAQTTTTSKTLKNKVSSPPKEKYAYEKTIKSDKHNFKPLQRRYVLKGSFK is encoded by the exons ATGATAAGTTCTACAATGTTTTTga ttttaacgaTAAGCATGGTTCACGTTacatatgcaaaaaatattaaaataaatattgattcagATGATTTactaaatcttattaaaatagtaatgagttctgatatgtttaaaaatgttgctGCGAAAATGGTACAAAAAAGGGCTGTACAAACTATGTACAATAATCCTTACCATCCTGAAGATGATGTAGTGGAAATAGATATGAAAACCGAAAACGAGCATCTTAAACCAGATGCAAAACGAGATAACACTCTTAAGAATAGTCCTGTAGTGCTGGAAGCGTATTTAGAAAAGGAAAATGACAATTTCATAGCACTCAAAGAAGACAAAAGTGAAGATGTATTAACAGAAAATGATCAAGTTGGCACAGAGAAAGCTCAAACAACCACTACAtctaaaacacttaaaaataaagtttcgtCACCgccaaaagaaaaatatgcttATGAAAAGACAATAAAAAGTGATAAACATAATTTCAAGCCTTTGCAAAGAAGATACGTCTTAAAAGGGTCTTTTAAGTAA